A portion of the Oncorhynchus keta strain PuntledgeMale-10-30-2019 unplaced genomic scaffold, Oket_V2 Un_contig_17258_pilon_pilon, whole genome shotgun sequence genome contains these proteins:
- the zgc:195282 gene encoding cysteine-rich protein 2 isoform X5: MVGYCPICGKPVYFGEKKRSLGRDYHPLCLKCQLCQRQLTPGQHAEHDEKPYCTNCYMKTFGPRGTSLTNQKPTKIQPNEN, from the exons ATGGTGGGCTACTGTCCCATCTGTGGGAAACCAGTCTACTTTG GTGAGAAGAAGAGGTCATTGGGGAGGGACTACCACCCTCTGTGTCTGAAGTGTCAACTGTGTCAGAGACAGTTGACCCCGGGACAACATGCtgag catgatgagaaaCCCTACTGCACTAACTGTTACATGAAGACGTTTGGTCCCAGAG GAACCAGTCTAACAAACCAAAAACCAACCAAAATACAACCTAATGAGAACTAA
- the zgc:195282 gene encoding cysteine-rich protein 1 isoform X4 — MVGYCPICGKPVYFGEKKRSLGRDYHPLCLKCQLCQRQLTPGQHAEHDEKPYCTNCYMKTFGPRGNRRMMSNCHSSASSSSFSSKEPV; from the exons ATGGTGGGCTACTGTCCCATCTGTGGGAAACCAGTCTACTTTG GTGAGAAGAAGAGGTCATTGGGGAGGGACTACCACCCTCTGTGTCTGAAGTGTCAACTGTGTCAGAGACAGTTGACCCCGGGACAACATGCtgag catgatgagaaaCCCTACTGCACTAACTGTTACATGAAGACGTTTGGTCCCAGAG GTAACAGGAGAATGATGTCAAACTGTCACAGctcagcctcctcttcctctttctcctccaagGAACCAGTCTAA
- the zgc:195282 gene encoding cysteine-rich protein 1 isoform X3, whose translation MVGYCPICGKPVYFGEKKRSLGRDYHPLCLKCQLCQRQLTPGQHAEHDEKPYCTNCYMKTFGPRAGNRRMMSNCHSSASSSSFSSKEPV comes from the exons ATGGTGGGCTACTGTCCCATCTGTGGGAAACCAGTCTACTTTG GTGAGAAGAAGAGGTCATTGGGGAGGGACTACCACCCTCTGTGTCTGAAGTGTCAACTGTGTCAGAGACAGTTGACCCCGGGACAACATGCtgag catgatgagaaaCCCTACTGCACTAACTGTTACATGAAGACGTTTGGTCCCAGAG cAGGTAACAGGAGAATGATGTCAAACTGTCACAGctcagcctcctcttcctctttctcctccaagGAACCAGTCTAA
- the zgc:195282 gene encoding cysteine-rich protein 1 isoform X2 encodes MVGYCPICGKPVYFGEKKRSLGRDYHPLCLKCQLCQRQLTPGQHAEHDEKPYCTNCYMKTFGPRGRYCNRRMMSNCHSSASSSSFSSKEPV; translated from the exons ATGGTGGGCTACTGTCCCATCTGTGGGAAACCAGTCTACTTTG GTGAGAAGAAGAGGTCATTGGGGAGGGACTACCACCCTCTGTGTCTGAAGTGTCAACTGTGTCAGAGACAGTTGACCCCGGGACAACATGCtgag catgatgagaaaCCCTACTGCACTAACTGTTACATGAAGACGTTTGGTCCCAGAGGTAGATACT GTAACAGGAGAATGATGTCAAACTGTCACAGctcagcctcctcttcctctttctcctccaagGAACCAGTCTAA
- the zgc:195282 gene encoding cysteine-rich protein 1 isoform X1 — protein MVGYCPICGKPVYFGEKKRSLGRDYHPLCLKCQLCQRQLTPGQHAEHDEKPYCTNCYMKTFGPRGRYSGNRRMMSNCHSSASSSSFSSKEPV, from the exons ATGGTGGGCTACTGTCCCATCTGTGGGAAACCAGTCTACTTTG GTGAGAAGAAGAGGTCATTGGGGAGGGACTACCACCCTCTGTGTCTGAAGTGTCAACTGTGTCAGAGACAGTTGACCCCGGGACAACATGCtgag catgatgagaaaCCCTACTGCACTAACTGTTACATGAAGACGTTTGGTCCCAGAGGTAGATACT cAGGTAACAGGAGAATGATGTCAAACTGTCACAGctcagcctcctcttcctctttctcctccaagGAACCAGTCTAA